The Leptospira noumeaensis genome segment TGAGATTCGATCGGCAGTGACAAAACTGTTTGCTTCTCCAAAACCGATTTCTGCAAGCAAACAAACCCAAGCCATCCAAATCCAAACAAGTTTTCGTAACGTATACCGAGAAGCCCAACAATTTGTAGTTTCTATCCGCACGAAAAAAACAGAGATGATTTTTCATCCCTACGCGTTCGGTGAAAGTAGGGAAGACCGGATTTCCTCAATTGGTAGTGGATTTATCATTGATGAAAGAGGTTTTGTTGTCACGAACTACCATGTCATTAAAAATGCAGAAATCATAGAGATCATCATGTCTGATGGTCGAATTTTCCCGGCGCGTTATGTGGGAAGCCATGAACGTGCTGATATTGCCCTTCTTAAAATTCCAAGTAACGACCGTTTTACTCCCGCATTCCTTGGAAATTCCGATGAAATCGAGGTTGGCGACTGGGCCATTGCTGTTGGGTCTCCTTATGGTTTGGAAAAAACATTTACTGTCGGTGTTGTTTCAGCCAAATCCCGCGAAGATTTGGATGAAACCGGACAAACACATATCCAAACCGATACAGCCATCAATCCAGGTTCAAGTGGTGGTCCTCTCCTCAATATTTACGGGGAAGTGGTGGGGATCAATCGGATGATTCGTTCTTCTTCTGGTGCGAGTGCCGGGATCGGATTTGCCATTCCCATCAGTTATGCCAAACGCGTACTCCGCCAAATCGAACAAAACGTGGGCCAGAACATCCGCCCAGCCACTCTTGGGGTGATGGCGACAGCTCCACTTCCCGACCATAGGCGTTCTTTGGGGATTCCTGGGGAAACCATCGGAGTTTTGGTCTATGACATCGAACCCAATTCCTCGGCGGAAAAAGGGGGACTTCGTCGGTATGACTTTATTGAGGGGGCAAACGGCCTCCAGATTCGCCATATCAATGATTTACGGGAACAAGTGGGACTTGTTGGTCTCGGAGGCGTCTTACGGTTGAAGATATTACGGGATACCCAAGAGATGGAATTATCGATCCCTTTGGTCGAAGCCGCCTATAAAAAAGGCCAGTAAATTTTATGAGAAGAAATATAGTCCACTCGGGTGCTGACGCACTCATTTATGAAATCCGCCAGATAGTGGCCCTAGCCAAACAAATTGAGGTGATGGGGGTTAACATTACCTGGGAAAATATTGGAGATCCCATCCAAAAAGGGGAATCCATTCCTGATTGGATGAAAGACATCGTCAGTGGACTTGTCGCCCAAAACAAATCTTGGGCCTATACTGCAACGCAAGGGGATGAGGAGACTCGTAAATTTTTGGCTTCCAAAGTCAATGAAAGGGGCGGGGCACAAATCACATCTGAGGACATTCTGTTTTTTAATGGCCTCGGTGATGCCGTGGCAAAAATTTTTGGATTTATGAGAAGGGAAGCAAGGATCCTTGGACCATCTCCCGCCTATTCTACGTTATCTTCTGCTGAAGCGGCACATTCTGGATATGAACATCTAACTTACGAATTAAATCCAGACAACGACTGGATGCCCGACTTAGAAGACATCGAAAACAAAGTAAAGTATAACGATTCTATCGCAGGGATTCTTCTAATCAATCCTGACAATCCAACGGGAGCTGTTTATCCCAAAGAAGTCATGCGAGAGATCGTTAAAATTTGTGAGAAGTATGACATCATTTTAATTTGTGATGAAACTTATGCCCATGTCAATTATTCAGAATGGGGAAGTATCCATTTATCTGAAGTCATTGGAGATAAAGTTTGTGGATTTGCACTTAGATCGATTTCGAAAGAATACCCTTGGCCTGGAGCTCGTTGTGGTTGGCTTGAAGTGTTCAATCGTAAAAACGATCCAACTTTTGAAAGATACATTAAGTCATTGTTAGATGCAAAAATGTTGGAAGTTTGTTCTACAACTCTTCCACAACTTTCGATCCCACTGGTTTATTCCCATCCAGAATTTTTAAAACACTTAAAGTTTAGAAATCAGAAATTCAAAAAAAGAGCAGAAAAAGCTACTTCTATCCTGACTGGAATCCCTGGAGTGAAAGTCATCCAACCAAAGGGAGCTTTTTATTTAACAGTTCTTTTTGAGGATGGGGCTTTAAAACCACATATGACCCTTCCTATAGCAAATACTAAGGTTGGTGATTTTGTAGCACCGCTAATGGATAAAGCGGCACTTGATCGAAGATTCGTATTACACTTATTAGCTTCTGCAGGTATCTGCGTGGTTCCTCTTAGTTCCTTTTGTTGTAATCGAAATGGCTTTCGTGTCACTTTACTTGAGGAAGATGAAACAAAGTTTGAATGGATTTATACAACACTTGCGGAAAACATCAGGAAGTATCTAGCCTCTTAAATGAACTCTCACGGTAGATATAAAATTGGAATTTTTGATTCAGGTCTCGGAGGACTTTCGGTACTCCGCACTTTGTGGAAAGAAACATCCAATATTGATTATATCTATTTTGGTGATTTGATTAATTCCCCCTACGGTCAAAAATCTAAAGCAGAAGTATTGGAACTTTCGAAAAATGCCTTTGAGTATTTGATTGAAAAGGATTGTGAAGCAGTGTTGTTTGCATGTAACACTGCCACTTCGGCAGCGGCAGATTTCCTTCGGACAAAACATTCCATTCCTATTTTTGGAATGGAACCTGCTTTAAAACCTGCTGTGAGTCAAAACCCTGGTGTTAAAATTGCTGTATTTGCAACCGACTTAACTTTAAAAGAAGACAAATTTAAAACTTTGGTTTCAGGATTTCCCTTAGGAACAGAAATACTTCCCGTCCCTTGCGAAGGGTTAGCTAAACTAATCGATAAAGACCTTTGGGAAGATGCATGGAATCTCTTTGATTCTAAAATTAAATCAGTCGTTAAAGATTGTGATATTTTTGTGTTAGGTTGTACTCATTATATCTTTTTAAAAGAACGTATTTTATACAATTACCCAAAAGTAAAAGTATATGATGGAAATTTGGGGACCACTCTTCATATGAAAAAAGTTCTAAATTTACCAGATTTCCAAGAGAATAAAAACCAATTAGATATCCTTCTGAATACTTCGGATTCTGATTATGTACATCTTGCGGGAAGGATTGCAAAAACAATCACTCCAAATCATACTCTTTCCCTTATCAATACTACTACAGGAAAACTTCATGTCTGATCCAAACAAAGTTACATACAAAGACGCAGGTGTTGATACCGAAAAAGGACAGGAGTTTGTAAAAAGAATCAAAACAAATGTGGCCTCAACTCATAATAAAAATGTTTTGGGTGGTCTCGGTGGTTTTGCTGCCTGTTACGATGTTAGTTTTTTGAAATCATATAATGAACCCATCCTTTTGTCCGGGACTGATGGTGTGGGAACCAAACTTCAAGTAGCTCGATTGTTAGATGTTCATGATACTGTTGGGATTGATCTCGTAGCGATGTGTGTGAATGACATTCTTGTGAATGGAGGAAAACCTTTATTTTTTCAAGATTACATTGCCTGTGGTAAACTTTATTTACCAAGAATGGAAGCCATTGTTTCGGGAATTGTAAAAGGATGTCTTTTGGCTGATTGTTCTCTTGTGGGTGGTGAAACGGCGGAACACCCAGGTGTGATGCCTGACGACGAATACGATTTGGCTGGTTTTGTAGTTGGTGTAGTTGAAAAACAGAAGATGATAGATGGAAAATCCATTAAACCTGGTGATACAATCATTGGGCTTGGTTCTTCTGGCCCACATAGCAATGGTTTTTCGCTAATTCGCAAACTTTTATTAAAAGACGGTAAATTGCCTTCTTCCACTTCTGAATTAGAATTTTTGAATGATCATGTTTTTAAACCCACAAAAATTTATGTAAAAACGATTCTGTCTTTAATCGAAAAGTTTTCAATCAAAGGGATGGTACATATTACTGGTGGTGGTTTTTACGAAAACATTCCCAGGGTATTGCCTACAGGGATTGGTGCTGAAATCAATTTCATTCCAGAAAGTTATGTTTTTTCCAAATTAGAAAAAGACTATAGTTTGGATCGTCATGATATGTATGGAACTTTTAATATGGGGATCGGTTATATTTTGGTAGTTGATACAAACATTGTGGACTCAGTCATTACCGAATTACAAAATTTAGGTGAGTCGGCTTATGTGATCGGTAAAACCGACGATACAGGTAAAATTTCGATTAAATAGTCACTGGAAAACTAACCTTAAAGATAGTCCTTCCTTGGGTTGATTCAAAATCAATATTGGCATTGTGCCTGTTTGCAATTTCTTTCACAAGATACAACCCAAGTCCCAGTCCATCTCCCGTCGTTTTAGTTGAGAAAAATGGCATGAATATTTTTGAATGGTTTTCTTGTGGAATCCCTATCCCTGAGTCTTCAATTTCTACATAAATTACGTCTGATCGTTTAAAACTTCGAATTTGTAATGTACCTTTGACTGCTACTGCTTGGATGGAGTTCCAAATGATTTGGCTCCAGAGTTGAACTAAATCTCCCTGGATGCACCTAACATTGCCATTATACTCTAGGTTGAGTATTAGGTTGATATCGCGTAAAAAATGTTCCTTATATAAGGAGATTGCGGAATGGATGGTATCTGTTAATGAATAATCGCTGAGTTCAAGATTTGATTGAAGTCCTGCAAAGTTTTTTAAGGTATAAGTAATTTTAGAAAGTCTTTTTACGGAATATAAAATATGTTCTGAAGATTGTTTTACAAGTAACAGTCTTCGTAAAATTTGAAAATCTTCTTGGTTACGAATGACGGTTTTAATTTTTGTTATGACTGCGTTGGAAAGATTTCGGATTCCAGAATCAACAAATAGTTCTGCCAGTTCTTCTTCTAAATGCACAGAATGAAGTTTAAAATTTTCAACCATTGATTTACGTGCCTGACGATTCGATAAACCTGTTAAAATTCGGAGCCCCCCGGGGTCGGTATCTAGGATAAATTGAATGAGTTCATTGATACGAATGCTGGAATCGTGAATTTTTTCTTCTTCCCATTCCGATATCAATGTTTCCACAGATGATTTGATCATTCCAATCGGATTGTTGATTTCATGTGCGAGTCCAGAGACTAGTTGGCCAAGAGAAACCATCTTTTCATTTTGAATTAACTTTTGTTGTGCCTCCCTTAAAGCAAATAGGGCAGAATTGAGTTCAAAGTTACTGGCTTGGAGTTCTTGGGTTCTTGCCTTAACTTTTTCTTCCAAAGATTTGTTAAGTTCTTTTAGTTCAATTTCTGCTGACCGTTTTGAAGTTTGGTCAATTCCAATCCAAATGATTTTTGATGGTTCATTGCGACTATCGCGAATGATCCCAAGTCTCCATTCTAAATACAAAATACGATTGGAAGTCGTTACACAGCGTAAGATCAAACTTTCTGCAATTTTCTGAAATTCATTTATATCGTCTAAAACTGCTTTTAAGTAATCACGATCTTCCGGGAGTAAAATCACATCTTGAATGTAATTCCCGACCGCTTCGTTTTTTCGAAGACCTAAAATTGTTTCTGTAGCTGAATTGATACTTTCGATAAGTCCTTTGGCATCGGTTAACAAAATTAAATTGGCAGCATTATCGAAAACAGTTGTGTTTAAGTTTTTCTCTTGGAGTAACGATATTTCCGTTTTTTTAGATTTTGTGATATCTAGTGCAACCACATCAATTCGTTTTTCAATCCCTAAAATATCAAAAGAAACATTTGCATAGTGTTCCGTCCAAATGAGAGAACCATTGGCATGGATCATTCTTAAGATGATAGGCGAGTTCCCTGCATAAAGTTCAGAAATTTTATGTTGGTCTTCAGGAATGACGATATCTTTAAAAAAGTTTGAATTATCATAAAAGTAATTTAGGCCATAACCGGTAATTTCTTCAATTTTTGGGCTGATGTAAGAAGTTCGAGGTTCCGGTAAAAATTCAATATTATAAATAATAGCAGGCAGTTGGTTGTACATGATGAGGAGTCGTACGTTTACATCTTTGATGGTTTTTTGTAATAACTCTAATTCTCCTAGCGATAAGTTTAACTTATTCGTTTGGATATTGAAGTTGAATAAAATACAACCTACTCCAAATAAAAACATAAATAAGGTATTAATGATATAGCCCAGTGGTCTATACCATTCTAAACTAAAAAGATAAGGGAAGGTGAGTCTTTGTGATGCGATGATAAGGCAAACTGTTAGAAAGAAGATTCGAAAAACTTTAGGGTATGTGTCCAGGCTAAAAACAATGATCCCAAATAGAGTCAGCGCAATTGCGTTGAAAATAGAAGAAGGTAAAGCTTTCCAAAAAAAACTTAGATCTGTTAACAAAAACGAAACAAATAATACATAAATGAATACGGATAAAAAGTAAATTTGGGAAGGATGGAACCTTTTGCTTGCAATGGGAAAAACTGCTGCAATCAATAAGTAAGAACCAAAAATGGAACAACTTTCAGAAAAGAAAAAGAATATAATTTCGTTCCCGTCTCCAAAAATAAAAAGAGCAAAATTTCTGAAAACCAAGACTGCAAGAAAAATAGCTGTGTAACCAAGGCGAACTTCTGATCTAGATTGTTTTGAAAGAAAATAAATAATAATCGCCATCGAAGTATTAAAGACTACCGAGATGACCGTGACGGCGAAAATTACATTTACTTCAAAAGGAAACATCGTTTTCGAATAACTCCGCTACCTGTTTTATCAACTGCTCATTGTTAAATGGTTTTACCATCCAAGCATCTGCTCCATTAAACAATGCATTAGAAATAATATCTGGTTTATTTTCGCCAGACAAAACAATGATCTTGAAATCTTTATTTTTGATGATTTTTTTTGACTCTTTGATTAAGTTCACACCACTAAGTCCGGGCATATTAAAATCAAAAATTCCCAACCGAATGGACGGATCAGAATTTAGAATTTCAATTGCTTTTTCACCTGTGTTACATGCTTGTACGGAATGTCCTTGGCTACTGAGAGCTAAACGGACAATGTTTAGAACCGTTGGAGAGTCGTCCACTACGAGGATAGATGCCATATTTTCGCTAAAGTTAAGTTAGTTGAGAAATTAATTTGACTAAGGATTCGTTTGCAAACGGTTTTACAAGCCAACCAACGGCACCGGCTGCTTTACCTTTGTTTTTCATCTCATCACTAGACTCTGTTGTTAACATAACAATTTTCATAGATTTACCATTTTCTGTTTTTAGAGTTTTTTCCGTTAATTCAATTCCGGTCATTCCAGGCATGTTCACATCAAAAATTCCTATATCGAATCCACTAACTTCAATTTTTTGAAGTGCTTCCATTCCGTTCGATGCCGATGTAACCTCGTGACCTTCTGTTGTTAACACCAAGTTCAAAATTTTTAATACCGCTGGTGCATCATCTACTGTGAGTATTCTAGCCATTTTATTTCTCCTCTTCTATCAATGGGAATCGAATTGTTAAACATATATCTTTTGTGTTTTCATTTCTAAAATTGTTTTCAATATTATAGATTTGAACGTTAGCTTGGTGTTGGTCCATAATTTTTTTTACTAATGGTAATCCTAACCCGAATCGGAATTGTTCGAATTTGGCATAACTATCATCAACAACGGATGAAATTCTAAAAAATGGTTCAAATACGAAGGACTCATACTTTTCCGGGATCCCATTGGTTCCATCATTGTTTTGATAAGCAGGGTTAATCACCTTAAGTTCGAGAAAATTTTCTTTATGAAAGAAAATTAAATAAATTATATCCTTTTCTCTTGAGTATTTGATCGCATTTAAGAAAATTTCTCGGACTACATAGGAAAGTTTAGCTTCATCAAAATGAATTTTTTTTCCGGTGACTGAGGCTGGAATTTGGCTTAAATTTATTTTTTGGGATTTGATATTTAATGCTTCGTTTAATGTTTCTGTTTCAGTTTGGATGATCGAAAGTAGTTTTGTAGGTGAATCCAAATTTTTCACAACCATTTCATCATCAATCACTGATTGTGAAATCGACATACTATCAAACATACTTTTCGCAGCTTCGTAATTTTCAGAAAGTAGATCCATTACTGGTTTCGGAATGGAATAGTTTTTTCCCTCTAAGTCCAGTTTACTTTTCGAAATTAAAATACTGACAACACTCATCAAAGTTCCGATCCCACTGCCTTGAAATAAATTAATATTCATTTGGTGGATGATGTCTGCGGCTATGTTTTCGTTTTCTTTGTGTGAGAGTGACTTTTTCCAATCAAAAATTTCTACCATCCTTTTATACAGATGGTTTTCGGCTTCATTGATCAATTGCGACTTTTGTTTTGTTAATAAATATTGAAAAGATCTATCTAGGGTAAATTGTAAATGGCTAAGATCAATAGGAGTTTGAATGAAATCATAAACTTTATGTTGTTTCAGAAGAGTCGCAGTGATATCCCATTTTGTGCTATCGGTGATAAGGATGATGAGTGTCTGCGGGTAGTTTTCTAGTAGTTCCGTTAGTTGCTTTTGGGCTTCACCATTTTCAACATCGGTGATATGGAAAATGAAAAAATGAAACTTTCCTCCTTCGAGTGTTTTGGTAACATCATCTAATGATTTAACTCTTTCAAAGGTATAACCAATTTCTTTTAAAGTATTTGCTAGCGAATCTGTATGTTGAGATTCTAGAAGTAAACTATGCGGAATCATAAGGATCCTACTTCCTTGATTTTATCTACGATTTCGTCGAGTGGGACTTGGTAGGTAACGGCTCCTAATTCATAAGCCACTTTTGGCATCCCATAAACTACACAAGTTTCTCTGTTTTGTCCGATGGTAAGGCAACCTTGTTCTTTTAGTTGTAATAAACCTTTGGCCCCGTCATTTCCCATTCCAGTTAATATAATTCCAATACTACTTCCTGCGATTTCCTTTTCGGCAGCGGATTCAAATAATACATCAACGGAAGGTCTGTGTCCATTTTTTTTATCTGTTTGGGTGATTCGAGTATAATATTCAGAACCTATTTTTTGAATTCCTAAATGGTAATTTCCTGGTGCAATGTAAACATGTCCTGGTTGTAAAATTTCCTTATCTTTAGCTTCTTTCACTTGGACTTTTAGTTCTGCATTTAATCTTTGAGCAAATAGAGCTGTGAAGTTTTCAGGCATATGTTGGGCAATGAGTATTGGAGGGAATGTCTCGTCGACATCATCAAGTAACTTCCGTAATGCTGTTGTTCCCCCGGTTGAAGATCCAATCAAAATGAACTTTCGTTTGAAATTAGTTTTTCGTTTTTCTTTGTTTGGGAACGAAAGTTGAGTTTTTAGACTACCGTTAATGTTTGATTTGTTGAAGTTTAAACTTTCCTTCAGTTTCGAAAGTAAATCTTCTTTGGCTTCGGTTAAACTTTCCGGGGTTCCAATTGGTTTTGTGACGTAATCAAAAGCTCCTGCTTCTAGTGCTTCCAGTGTAATGGATGCTCCTTCTGTTGTGGAAGAGCTAAACATAATGACAGGCATTGGATGTTGCGGAAGAAGTTTTTTCAAAAAAACAATTCCATCCATGCCGGGCATATGAACATCTAAGGTCATTACTTCTGGTTGTTTTTCTACTATTAAGTCCCTGGCTTCAAATGGATTGGCAGCTTCTCCAATGACTTCCCAATTTGGATCAGATTCGATCCAACGTTTGATCATACTTCTAACGGATCTTTGGTCGTCGACAACTATGACAGTGTGTTTATTCATATAGTAACCGAAGTTAAGTGATTGTTGATTAACTTTCTTACATCTAGAATTAGGCCTGCATGTCCATTCCCTAAAATGGTACAACCGGCAAGTCCGTTTATATTTTTGAATATGGGTGATATTGGTTTTATGACGATGGATTGGCTTCCAAGAATTTCATCAAAAACAATACCCATTTGTTTTTCATGTGATTCGGTTACTATTACATACTTTTCTTTTAAAGTCCTTTGGTCGTTGAGATCGGAATCTTTGCCAAAAAGTAAATTTATGTCCACGATGGAAATTTGGTTGGTTCTATATTGAAAACTATGGTTGTTTTTATACAATTCGTTGATGGGTTCATTCGAAAGATATAAAGACTCTTTTACATCGACAGAAGGTAAAATAAAATATGTATCCGATTTGCGAACAACTAGTCCTTCTATGATGGCTAAGGTTAATGGAACTCTGATGAGAAATGTTGTCCCTTGACCATAAACAGAAAATACATCCACAAAACCTTTGAGTGTGGTTACATTTTTTCTGACTACATCGAGACCAACTCCTCTACCGGAAAGGTCTGTCACTTCTTTGGCTGTAGAGAAACCGGGATGAAATAAAAATTCCCAAACTTCTTGGTCTTGTAAAATTTCTGCCTCAGCAGGTGAAGTGAGTCCAAGTGACATGGCCTTGTTAAGGATTCGGTCTCGGCTCAGTCCTTTTCCATCATCCCTTACCTCAATCCAAACTTCCTTTCCTGATTGAGTCGCAGTGAGTTGGATGTTACCTTGTGTTTGTTTTCCTGCTTCTTTTCTTTCTTCTGGAGTTTCTAAACCATGGTCAATGGCATTACGAATGATATGAACCAGGGGATCGTACATTTCTTCGATAATGGATTTATCAATTTCTGTTTCTTCACCAGAGATGAGGAGTTCTACTTGTTTCCCTGTTTTTTTAGCAGTATCACGAACGAGTCTTTCCATTCTTGAAAAAACTCCTGCAATGGGAACCATTCGTAAACTCAAGGTAATGTCTTGTAGGTTGCGAATTAGTTTTTTTAATTGTAAGGCCGTTTTGTGAAAATTCTCTAACTTTAGTTTGGTGATATCGGGATGGTCTGTGACCATAGGTTCTGTGATGACAATTTCACCAACAATATCTAATAAAGAATCCAACTTTTCGGTATCGATGCGGATATCTTTTTTTACAATGGCCTTTTTGTCATTTTTGGAATTGTCTTCTTGTTTCGAAACAGTTTCTTTTTGAATGACGTCTTTTGGTTTATAGAAGAGACCAAACTCTTCATTTGGGGATTGGTTTTCTTCTGTTGAAAATAAACCAAATTCCTCCACAATCTTTGGTTTTGGATCATCTGTAAAAAGTCCAAATTCTTCCTTTGGAATTTCTGTTGTGGATTCGTTAGTAAATAGTCCAAACTCTTGTGAAGAAGGTTTGGTTATGGATTCCTCTTGCGCGTGAGTCAGAGAAATTCGAATGGATTCGTTTTTTTGATTTAATTTGTTAAGAAACTCCGTTTGTCTTTCTGAAAAAAAATCTCCTCCAGTTGGTGAAGTTTCTTCATGGGTTACAAGTTCATTTAAATAATCTAAAGCAGTAATTAAATATTCGAGTGTATCTGAGTCTTGTGCTTCTGGATTTTTTCGCAAATAATCCAAAAGGTTTTCTGCAGCATGTGCCATCTTAACAATAGCAGTGAGCCCAAAAAAACCAGAACTTCCTTTGACTGTATGGAAATGTCTAAATAGAGTATCAAGAAGCTCTCTATCTACTAAACTTCCATCTAACGTTGATTTTTCGAAACGGAGTAAATCCTTTTCAATATTTTCAAGTGTTTCCCTTGCTTCGAGTAGATATTCTAAAACATCGTCTCTTTCCATGGATTAATTTCCCGGAATGTCCTTAATCAAATGTGATTCTTCTTGTGTGAGTAACCTTTGTAAATTGATTAGAATTTTGACACTTTCTCCCACACGGCCAGTGGCATAGATAAATCTAGAGGATCTGGACTCACCAATTTTTGGGGCTAAATCTATATTTTCTACAGGGATTCTGACCACATCATTGACTTTATCAACAATGAGTCCGAGCGGTAACCCATCTAGTTCTATGAGTAAAACGCAAGTTCTATCGTGATAGGCTTTGAATGGAATATCAAAACGTAACCGAACATCCATAACAGGAATGATTTTCCCACGAATGTTGATGACTCCCCTTAAAAAAGGAGCGGTTCCTGGAATGGTTGTGATTGCTGGAAGGGCTAGAATTTCTGTTAGATGGCGGACTTCAAAAGCATAATCTCTATCTTCGAGACTAAAACAAAGATACAAATCTTTCATTGTATCTTCTTCTGCATTCAAATCCCATGACTTTAATGTCTGACTCATAATCTGGCCTTACAAAATAATTCTAGGTTTATCCACTCGGGCGAGGGCAGTGGATTTTGAACCTTCCTCTTTGAGTTTGAAACCCATAATGACTGATCGCATAATTTCGACTTGGCGTTTTAAAGTTTCGCTCGAGGCAGCTACTTCTTCGGCAGAGGCTGCCGTAGTAGAGGTAACGGTTGTTACCTGATCAATCCCTTGTGTGATTTGTAATACAGCTGACTTTTGCTCATGGATGGAAAGAGCTAAACCCTTTGTTAATTCACTTACGTTTTCTGCACTTTCTGAAATTTGTCCAAGAACCTCGGCAGTTTTTTCAGTAGCTTCATTTCCCAGTTTTACTTTTTTCATGGAAGATTCGATGAGAAGGGTGGTTTCATCAGCGGCATTGGCACTTTTTTGTGCTAAATTTCTGACTTCTTCTGCCACCACTGCAAATCCTTTTCCATGTTGGCCGGCCCTTGCAGCTTCTACAGCAGCATTGAGAGCGAGGATATTCGTTTGAAAGGCAATGTCGTTAATGACTTTGTTGATTTTTGAAATTTGGTCAAAGGAACTACTAATTTCTCCCATAGCAGAAACTAGATCTTTCATTTTTGAATTTCCTTCTATCGCTTGTTTGGCGGTTGATTCGGAGAATTCCGTCATCCTTTCTGCATTTTCAGCATTTGCCAAAAAGCTGTTACTGATTTCTGTAAGTGTGGCGGATATTTCTTCTACTGCACTTGCTTGTTCACTTGCTGCTTCAGATAAAGATGTACTGGCATCTGCTAATTGTTGTGCCCCTAAATCAACTTCTTGGGAGGTAAAATATAACTTTTCTACAACATCCGATAAGTTGATTAACATTCGTTTGAGACTGAGTCCTAACTGATCCCTTTCTGATTTGAGTGATACTTCCGCACTTAAATCAGAATTGGCAATGCGTTCTAAATGTTCGGCCCGTTCTTTGATAAAGGAAACAAGTTCCATAAATGCTTGGGAAAGTTGTTGGATTTCGTTGCCCTCTAGAGTGATTCCGTTGGCAGACCTTTTGTGTTTCGTATCTAAGTCGACATCCAAATCTCCAATGGAAACTGTTTGAGCCACTTCCACAATTTTTTTCATAGGGGCAGCAATCGAATCAGAAAAGAAGATAGCAATGACAAAAACAAGGACAAAGGCAAGGATCACAACGGAAGAAACAATCACAAGGGAACTTTCAAATTGTTCTTCGGACTTATGATATTCTTCTTTTGCCACTTTGAGTTGGACTCGAATCAAATCATCTAAGTGATGTGTGAGTGGTTCAAAGATGGGATACATATCCACTGTCACAAATTTTTCTAGTTCCACTTCATTTCTAGTTTCGAGTAAGATTTTTAATTGTTTGACACCGGCTTTGAGAGGAGGAAATTCTTTTTCCATCTGATCGATGATCGCTTTTTCTTCAGGAACTAAATAAGTTCCTAAATACACTTTCCAAATTTCATCAGCTTTGGTTTCGGATTCACGAATGGATTCCAATGCTTCTTCAACGGTAATTTTTTTTGCTCGCACCTTGTTTGCTGAATCCACGATGCCAATCAGGTATGCATCGGAAACTTCTTTGATCTGGCTGATTGGCACCACGCGGTCTTCAAATACGGTGTGAAGTGAAGCTAAAATTTGACGAGCCGAGTAAAAACTGGCACTAGCAACAACGATCATCAGTAAGATCGTTACCATAAACGCCAAAAGTAGTTTGATCCGAATTTTTAAATCATGAATCCATTTCATAGTTTTTCCTAGAGGTGGACGGAAATATACTTCGTGTTTTCTTTTAGTCAAGCCATTCCTAA includes the following:
- a CDS encoding S1C family serine protease, whose product is MERKTSIPPVVYINFALVFVLLFAIFFPEIRSAVTKLFASPKPISASKQTQAIQIQTSFRNVYREAQQFVVSIRTKKTEMIFHPYAFGESREDRISSIGSGFIIDERGFVVTNYHVIKNAEIIEIIMSDGRIFPARYVGSHERADIALLKIPSNDRFTPAFLGNSDEIEVGDWAIAVGSPYGLEKTFTVGVVSAKSREDLDETGQTHIQTDTAINPGSSGGPLLNIYGEVVGINRMIRSSSGASAGIGFAIPISYAKRVLRQIEQNVGQNIRPATLGVMATAPLPDHRRSLGIPGETIGVLVYDIEPNSSAEKGGLRRYDFIEGANGLQIRHINDLREQVGLVGLGGVLRLKILRDTQEMELSIPLVEAAYKKGQ
- a CDS encoding pyridoxal phosphate-dependent aminotransferase, with amino-acid sequence MRRNIVHSGADALIYEIRQIVALAKQIEVMGVNITWENIGDPIQKGESIPDWMKDIVSGLVAQNKSWAYTATQGDEETRKFLASKVNERGGAQITSEDILFFNGLGDAVAKIFGFMRREARILGPSPAYSTLSSAEAAHSGYEHLTYELNPDNDWMPDLEDIENKVKYNDSIAGILLINPDNPTGAVYPKEVMREIVKICEKYDIILICDETYAHVNYSEWGSIHLSEVIGDKVCGFALRSISKEYPWPGARCGWLEVFNRKNDPTFERYIKSLLDAKMLEVCSTTLPQLSIPLVYSHPEFLKHLKFRNQKFKKRAEKATSILTGIPGVKVIQPKGAFYLTVLFEDGALKPHMTLPIANTKVGDFVAPLMDKAALDRRFVLHLLASAGICVVPLSSFCCNRNGFRVTLLEEDETKFEWIYTTLAENIRKYLAS
- the murI gene encoding glutamate racemase; this translates as MNSHGRYKIGIFDSGLGGLSVLRTLWKETSNIDYIYFGDLINSPYGQKSKAEVLELSKNAFEYLIEKDCEAVLFACNTATSAAADFLRTKHSIPIFGMEPALKPAVSQNPGVKIAVFATDLTLKEDKFKTLVSGFPLGTEILPVPCEGLAKLIDKDLWEDAWNLFDSKIKSVVKDCDIFVLGCTHYIFLKERILYNYPKVKVYDGNLGTTLHMKKVLNLPDFQENKNQLDILLNTSDSDYVHLAGRIAKTITPNHTLSLINTTTGKLHV
- the purM gene encoding phosphoribosylformylglycinamidine cyclo-ligase: MSDPNKVTYKDAGVDTEKGQEFVKRIKTNVASTHNKNVLGGLGGFAACYDVSFLKSYNEPILLSGTDGVGTKLQVARLLDVHDTVGIDLVAMCVNDILVNGGKPLFFQDYIACGKLYLPRMEAIVSGIVKGCLLADCSLVGGETAEHPGVMPDDEYDLAGFVVGVVEKQKMIDGKSIKPGDTIIGLGSSGPHSNGFSLIRKLLLKDGKLPSSTSELEFLNDHVFKPTKIYVKTILSLIEKFSIKGMVHITGGGFYENIPRVLPTGIGAEINFIPESYVFSKLEKDYSLDRHDMYGTFNMGIGYILVVDTNIVDSVITELQNLGESAYVIGKTDDTGKISIK